TGCATCCGCGCGTCGAGCTGCCGGTACGAGAGGGTGACCTCGCCCTGGATCACGGCCGGCCGGTCCGGGAACGCGCGCACCGGCACGTAGGCCAGGTCGCCGAAGTTGCGGCGGTACGCGGGGTCCCCGGCCGGTGGAGCCGCCGCGCTATTCGAGTGGATGGATGATCACCTTCCCGACCGCCTCTCGGTCCTCGAGCAGCCGCTGCCCCTCGGCCGTCTGCGCGAGCGGCAGCACGCGGTCGATGACCGGGTGGATCCGGCCGGCGCGCACGGCGGAGAGGAGCGCTTCCAGTTCGGCACGCGTCCAGCCGTCCGAGCCGATGATCGTCAACTCCCTGACCCAGACGTACCGCAGATCGGTCCGGGCCTCGAAGCCCGTGGTGGCGCCGCAGGTCAGCAGCCGGCCGCCCTTCCGGAGACTGCGAATGCTGCGCGGCCAGGTCTCTTCACCCGTGTAGTCGACGACCACGTCGACGCCGCGCTTGCCGGTGAGCCGCCACACTTCGCGGTCGAACTCGACGTCGCGGTAGTTGATCAGCTGGTCGGCGCCGAGATCGCGCAGCTTGCCCAACTTGTCTTCCCGCGAGGCCGCGGCGTACACCGTGCAGCCGGCCATCTTGGCGATCTGCACGCACGCGGTGCCGACGCCGCCGGCCGCGCCGAGGACCAGGACGCTTTCGCCGGCTTGGATGGCCCCGCGCGTCAAGAGCATCCGCCACGCGGTGCCGTACGCGATCGGCAGCGCCGCCGCCTCGTCGAACGGCACGTCGCCGGGCAGCGGGATGAGATTGGCCGCGGGCACGAGCGCGTACTCCGCGAGGCCCCCGGGGACGTCTTCGCCGATCGCGCCGCCCGGGACCGCCGGATCCACCAGCACACGCTGCCCCGCGGCAATCCCGGTGACGCCGGCGCCGAGCTCGGCCACGGTCCCCGCGATGTCGCCGCCGGAAATGAAGGGCAGCGGCGTGTGCTTGCCCGGCATACCGCGCCGCACGAAGATGTCGAGGTGGTTGAGGCCGCAGGCGTGCACCCGCACCACGGCCTGTCCCGGGCCGGCCTGGGGCACCGGCACGGCCTCGTCAAGTCGCAGCTTGTCGCGGCCGCCGTGCTCGCGGATGACGATGGCGCGCATCCCGGTCATCCCGACACCCACACCGGTCCGGATCGGGCCCTCACGACGGCGCGTCCGGCGCCGGGTAATGATGGCTGTCATACCGTTCTTTCGGGGCCTGGAGCAGCACGTAGCAGACTTCGTCCTCGGCGCAGGAGACCTCATGCGGCGTCTCGGGCTCGACAAGCACGACCGTCCCCGGGTCGAGCGCCTGGTCGCGCGCCGCGCCGTGCTCGTCCCACGTGCGAATCCGGCCCCGGCCGCGGACGCCGAAGAAGATGTCGTCGATCGCGCTGTGCGTG
This genomic interval from bacterium contains the following:
- a CDS encoding zinc-binding dehydrogenase, whose protein sequence is MRAIVIREHGGRDKLRLDEAVPVPQAGPGQAVVRVHACGLNHLDIFVRRGMPGKHTPLPFISGGDIAGTVAELGAGVTGIAAGQRVLVDPAVPGGAIGEDVPGGLAEYALVPAANLIPLPGDVPFDEAAALPIAYGTAWRMLLTRGAIQAGESVLVLGAAGGVGTACVQIAKMAGCTVYAAASREDKLGKLRDLGADQLINYRDVEFDREVWRLTGKRGVDVVVDYTGEETWPRSIRSLRKGGRLLTCGATTGFEARTDLRYVWVRELTIIGSDGWTRAELEALLSAVRAGRIHPVIDRVLPLAQTAEGQRLLEDREAVGKVIIHPLE
- a CDS encoding cupin domain-containing protein gives rise to the protein MKPAAFFDLRQAVASLEEEGRTIEVAGQRIACATLFETSRSQASVFRLRAGQRIPAHTHSAIDDIFFGVRGRGRIRTWDEHGAARDQALDPGTVVLVEPETPHEVSCAEDEVCYVLLQAPKERYDSHHYPAPDAPS